Proteins co-encoded in one Arachis stenosperma cultivar V10309 chromosome 7, arast.V10309.gnm1.PFL2, whole genome shotgun sequence genomic window:
- the LOC130939320 gene encoding uncharacterized protein LOC130939320 — translation MEGEDSFVALVHCSGKIQKSKRHGVKFTDREPLSVFIQSSNTLAEIKQSILRKLGTCGTKWVKKLFYKIPIDVVSTGVRYETFVIGSDEDLQVLFHCRRSFPEVRVTELFAKLEDGVDSSGASAPNPQSTPAGGASTSMPVVAVAVLNAEPERAGAVHAYVCPVVPDFECDAGPDRVENALFDDDSDEEPVDIGGDSDDDIPRGGRSAHGGSGSATQEYPPHLSSLNLEAISQQQNADATFDGQGMHDGTSMTKFQIGQSFQSKEEAVLSVKDYSIRRGVEYKVMESDNLKYQGRCKEFGNGCTWLIRIVMRKRKSTWEVRRYNGPHTCMATSISSDHKQLDYHVICARIYPLVRDDASVSIKVLQEAMEAIYGFRPSYRKVWLAKQKAVAQIYGDWEESYADLPWWILGVTCTMEGSIALLKTSPVRVGDQVDEDRVFFHRMFWTFPPCIEAFRHCKPLVSIDGTHLYGKYGGTLLLAIAQDGNSNILPVAHNGIKAALESPDSGWQPPHAYWAFCIRHVAANFALTFKGQDARRWLVNAAYAKTEAEFDYWFDIMRTENPAMCDWANRMEYERWTHHKDGGRRYGHMTTSISECVNSVLKGTRNLPVTSLTAKAQLGSGHRFSQVVVKAIERNLKDSRCFTVTVFDRHHLDYTVAETMPTGKFSLGSYRVSLRDRTCDCGYFQALHYPCCHALACCAQSRLDWATYVDEVYTMSEVFKVYEMSFSPCIPEGLWPPYDGPTVVPDPGTRRAREGRPRSTRIRNNMDEADTSRPKRCGLCRQPGHTRRVCPQRGSTSGI, via the exons aagaTTCCCATTGATGTTGTCTCAACTGGTGTAAGATATGAGACCTTCGTGATCGGGTCGGATGAAGACTTGCAGGTCTTGTTTCACTGCAGGCGTAGTTTTCCGGAGGTGAGGGTAACTGAGCTGTTTGCGAAGTTGGAAGATGGTGTGGATAGCTCTGGGGCATCGGCACCTAATCCTCAGTCGACCCCAGCTGGTGGTGCATCAACATCGATGCCTGTGGTAGCAGTGGCAGTTCTGAATGCGGAGCCCGAACGTGCTGGGGCTGTTCATGCATATGTGTGTCCTGTTGTTCCTGATTTTGAATGCGATGCCGGACCAGATCGAGTTGAGAATGCACTGTTTGACGATGATTCGGATGAGGAGCCTGTCGATATTGGTGGGGACAGTGATGATGATATTCCAAGAGGTGGACGTTCAGCCCATGGAGGTTCCGGTTCTGCAACACAGGAGTACCCTCCCCACCTCTCTTCTTTGAACTTGGAAGCCATTAGCCAACAGCAGAATGCTGATGCAACATTCGATGGGCAGGGGATGCATGATGGGACATCTATGACTAAATTTCAGATTGGCCAATCCTTCCAGAGTAAAGAGGAAGCcgtgttgagtgtaaaagattACAGTATTCGGCGTGGAGTTGAGTACAAGGTTATGGAGTCCGACAATCTGAAATACCAAGGGAGATGCAAGGAGTTTGGTAACGGGTGCACGTGGTTGATTCGGATAGTCATGCGAAAAAGGAAGAGCACATGGGAAGTTAGGAGGTACAACGGTCCGCACACGTGTATGGCCACATCGATATCAAGCGACCACAAGCAGCTTGATTATCATGTCATCTGTGCGAGAATCTATCCATTGGTTCGAGATGATGCGTCGGTGTCTATTAAGGTGTTGCAAGAGGCAATGGAGGCGATTTATGGATTCAGGCCTAGTTATCGGAAGGTGTGGTTGGCGAAGCAGAAGGCAGTAGCGCAAATATATGGCGATTGGGAGGAGTCATATGCTGATCTGCCTTGGTGGATCCTTGGGGTCACATGCACGATGGAAGGTTCCATTGCTCTACTGAAGACGTCCCCGGTTAGGGTGGGTGACCAAGTTGACGAAGATAGAGTCTTCTTTCATCGGATGTTTTGGACATTCCCTCCGTGTATTGAGGCTTTCCGCCACTGTAAGCCGCTGGTAAGCATCGATGGCACACACCTGTATGGCAAGTATGGCGGGACATTGTTGTTGGCGATCGCACAGGATGGTAACTCGAATATTTTGCCTGTTGC ACACAACGGCATCAAGGCTGCACTAGAGTCCCCCGATAGTGGTTGGCAACCTCCCCATGCTTATTGGGCATTTTGTATTCGGCATGTTGCTGCAAATTTTGCCCTCACTTTCAAGGGACAGGATGCGAGGAGGTGGCTGGTAAATGCCGCGTATGCGAAGACGGAAGCAGAATTCGACTATTGGTTTGATATAATGAGGACGGAGAACCCGGCCATGTGCGATTGGGCAAACAGAATGGAGTATGAGAGGTGGACACATCACAAGGATGGGGGGAGAAGATATGGTCACATGACGACCAGCATTTCTGAGTGTGTGAACTCTGTCTTGAAGGGCACAAGAAACCTACCGGTGACGTCTCTG ACGGCAAAGGCACAGTTAGGGTCCGGGCACCGGTTTTCACAGGTAGTAGTTAAGGCCATTGAGCGTAATCTGAAGGATTCGAGGTGCTTCACGGTGACTGTGTTTGATAGACATCACCTTGACTATACAGTGGCTGAGACGATGCCCACCGGCAAATTCTCTTTGGGTAGCTATCGGGTTTCTCTAAGGGATCGCACCTGCGATTGTGGATACTTCCAGGCACTGCACTACCCCTGTTGCCATGCCCTCGCATGCTGTGCGCAGTCACGGCTAGATTGGGCCACTTATGTCGATGAGGTGTACACCATGTCTGAGGTCTTTAAGGTGTATGAGATGTCCTTTTCACCTTGTATTCCAGAGGGGCTTTGGCCACCATATGACGGGCCGACAGTGGTCCCCGACCCGGGCACGAGAAGGGCAAGAGAAGGACGACCACGGTCCACCCGCATCCGCAACAACATGGACGAAGCCGACACCAGCAGACCTAAGAGGTGTGGCCTGTGCAGGCAGCCCGGTCATACCCGAAGGGTTTGCCCTCAGCGAGGTTCTACTAGCGGGATATAG
- the LOC130939321 gene encoding protein FAR1-RELATED SEQUENCE 5-like, which translates to MENDGKESYKDDDQYEDLSVEYECSSDESDDMVDVTVDEAEADIINAGGLEKLITDLTIEDIWGLAFDTESQVCEFYAKYAKCYGFVSRKDLKTVDANGNINTRQLVCNKAGERHWKHLKRDNRQREHRAITRVNCKARIRFIRHYRTGKWKVSVFESEHNHPLCPPKYRHLIAANRGLDEANKTQADSLRACGVKTCHIMGYMVSQKGGYDKVGFTSKDLHNHISKTRRGKVKDGDAFAALAYLFSKADSDPLFLGKFTLKDGRLDNLVWADGESVVDYECFGDVLAFDTTYKKNVYNKPLGIFSGTNHHGQTTIFGCALLSDEKSETFKWALKEFLEIMSGKLPGGVVTDGDRAMREAILEVFPGIPHRLCAWHLHRNARWNEIISKYGLAENEWVQVIYNDRMKWATAYLREHFFGRIRTTSQCEGIHSLLKNYVDSKTSLLEFMHKFSEVLRHYRNNHLTADFDTFYKFPVLTTCLESFEKQAAELYTRNIFKLVKDEIEAAGALNVTECPNSGDIVEYSTSEYFNQQWEFKVSYNKDKDLFACECRLFETRGLPCSHIFGVLKHRNANCVPTSLILKRWTRDAKSDFICSIGEQHAADDIAPTLRRGAMASICWKLCDISSKNSADYREISGELLKLISKVQNKSDAQARLSPTSALIGDPAVVKSKGAPRKVPKGQKRRRCSHCKSGRHFVRTCPLLAKEDSPAEYSNAEDEPTVEECDANKRTPSQNTKSGENTPGCGSKKSVSKLKETPKIRANGKKSRQKTEEISLSEETLKAKTNTSGIEATEVPDAATTKIPGLPQYPMHHYPVVLPYQPYGGVLPIPFHPVPNGMAYFNQYPSTAGITSYPQFSHVSSYSSGPRDSNTWAGLLNDVINNKKQ; encoded by the exons atggagaatgatggcaAAGAGTCGTATAAGGATGATGATCAATATGAGGATTTAAGTGTTGAGTATGAGTGTAGTTCCGATGAAAGTGATGATATGGTGGATGTAACTGTAGATGAAGCAGAGGCAGATATAATTAATGCTGGTGGCTTGGAAAAGTTGATAACTGATTTGACCATCGAAGACATATGGGGACTGGCGTTTGATACAGAATCTCAAGTTTGTGAATTTTATGCCAAATATGCCAAGTGCTATGGATTTGTGTCCCGAAAAGACTTGAAGACGGTAGATGCTAATGGCAACATTAATACAAGACAGTTGGTTTGCAATAAAGCAGGAGAAAGACATTGGAAGCACCTTAAAAGGGACAATCGGCAAAGGGAGCATAGGGCAATTACTCGTGTCAACTGCAAGGCGAGGATTCGGTTCATTCGTCACTATAGAACGGGTAAGTGGAAAGTCAGTGTCTTTGAGAGTGAACACAATCATCCACTGTGTCCACCTAAGTACAGGCATCTTATTGCCGCGAATCGTGGGCTTGATGAGGCCAATAAAACACAAGCAGACAGCTTGCGAGCATGTGGTGTTAAAACTTGCCACATAATGGGTTACATGGTTTCCCAAAAAGGTGGATATGATAAAGTGGGTTTTACTAGCAAAGACTTACATAACCACATTAGTAAGACTAGGCGTGGCAAAGTGAAAGACGGTGATGCATTTGCTGCGTTGGCCTATCTGTTTTCTAAGGCAGATAGTGACCCGTTATTTCTAGGAAAGTTCACCTTAAAGGATGGTAGGTTGGATAATTTGGTGTGGGCTGATGGAGAAAGCGTTGTTGATTACGAATGTTTTGGCGATGTACTGGCTTTTGACACCACTTACAAGAAAAATGTATACAACAAGCCCTTAGGCATATTTTCAGGGACCAACCACCATGGCCAGACGACTATCTTTGGATGCGCTCTGCTCTCAGATGAAAAGTCCGAAACTTTCAAGTGGGCACTGAAGGAATTTTTGGAAATCATGTCAGGAAAACTACCCGGAGGCGTTGTGACAGACGGAGACCGTGCTATGAGAGAGGCTATCTTAGAAGTATTTCCTGGTATACCACACCGCCTTTGTGCATGGCATCTCCATCGTAATGCG AGATGGAATGAGATCATATCCAAATACGGACTTGCCGAGAATGAATGGGTCCAGGTCATTTATAATGACAGAATGAAGTGGGCTACCGCATATTTGAGGGAGCACTTCTTTGGCCGCATAAGAACTACATCACAGTGTGAGGGAATTCATTCATTATTGAAGAACTATGTTGACAGTAAAACCAGTCTCCTTGAATTCATGCATAAATTTAGTGAAGTACTAAGGCATTACCGAAACAACCATCTTACTGCTGACTTTGACACCTTTTATAAGTTTCCTGTTTTGACTACGTGCTTGGAAAGTTTTGAGAAACAAGCTGCTGAACTTTATActagaaatatttttaaacttGTGAAAGATGAGATAGAAGCAGCAGGTGCTTTAAATGTGACTGAATGCCCAAACAGTGGAGACATTGTTGAGTACAGCACGAGTGAGTATTTTAATCAACAATGGGAATTTAAAGTGTCTTACAATAAAGACAAGGACCTGTTTGCGTGTGAGTGCAGGCTATTTGAGACTCGTGGACTACCATGCTCCCACATCTTTGGGGTCTTGAAGCATCGCAATGCAAATTGCGTCCCTACATCTCTTATCCTGAAAAGATGGACAAGAGATGCAAAGAGTGATTTTATATGCTCAATTGGCGAGCAACACGCCGCTGATGATATAGCGCCCACACTTAGACGCGGTGCAATGGCATCTATTTGTTGGAAGCTTTGTGATATTTCTTCCAAAAATTCAGCAGACTATAGGGAAATCTCAGGTGAGTTACTTAAGCTAATTTCGAAGGTGCAAAATAAAAGTGATGCACAAGCGAGGCTTTCCCCCACTTCAGCGCTAATCGGTGATCCAGCTGTTGTGAAGTCAAAAGGGGCTCCAAGAAAGGTTCCAAAAGGGCAAAAGAGGCGAAGATGTTCGCATTGTAAGTCAGGCAGGCATTTCGTTAGGACATGTCCATTACTCGCCAAGGAGGACTCCCCCGCCGAATACTCAAATGCGGAAGATGAACCAACG GTTGAAGAATGTGATGCCAATAAACGGACTCCCTCTCAGAACACAAAATCAGGAGAAAATACACCC GGTTGTGGAAGCAAGAAGTCTGTATCTAAATTGAAAGAGACACCGAAGATTAGAGCAAATGGCAAAAAAAGTCGACAGAAG ACCGAAGAAATCAGTCTAAGTGAAGAGACATTAAAAGCTAAGACCAACACATCAGGAATAGAAGCGACCGAAGTTCCAGATGCAGCCACAACCAAGATACCAGGATTGCCACAGTATCCTATGCATCATTATCCAGTGGTCCTTCCTTATCAACCTTATGGTGGAGTCCTCCCTATTCCTTTTCATCCTGTTCCAAATGGCATGGCGTACTTCAACCAATATCCTTCTACTGCCGGAATTACATCATATCCTCAGTTTTCGCATGTCTCGTCGTATTCTAGTGGACCCCGTGATAGCAATACATGGGCTGGACTTTTGAATGATGTCATCAACAACAAAAAGCAATAG